One genomic segment of Caloranaerobacter ferrireducens includes these proteins:
- a CDS encoding helix-turn-helix transcriptional regulator codes for MKDIIIKNKLKLARIEKNLTQEQLAELVGVTRQTIGLIEKGKYNPTLKLCLKIAKVLDKGLDDLFWIGGEK; via the coding sequence ATGAAAGACATAATTATCAAGAACAAATTAAAATTAGCAAGAATAGAAAAAAACTTAACACAAGAACAACTTGCAGAACTGGTTGGAGTTACAAGACAAACTATTGGATTAATCGAAAAAGGAAAATATAATCCAACCCTTAAATTATGTTTAAAAATTGCTAAAGTACTGGATAAAGGATTAGACGATTTATTTTGGATAGGAGGTGAAAAATAA
- a CDS encoding DUF6773 family protein, producing MFKKLIVKDERTEKIYHEIGSKMFAITIWLILSAMIYRRFILGQSPKDFRDLQFIIAITAILYIGANLYYDGILSVRLKSILIRIYITLVIVSLIIGILSNNITNLTEGLTSIITVTVSYFFIIIIYWIISYFGMKKIKKDLS from the coding sequence ATGTTCAAAAAACTAATTGTAAAAGATGAAAGAACCGAAAAAATTTACCATGAAATAGGTTCAAAAATGTTTGCTATTACAATATGGCTTATTTTATCAGCTATGATTTACAGAAGATTCATTTTAGGTCAAAGCCCAAAAGATTTTAGAGATTTACAATTCATTATTGCTATTACAGCTATCTTATATATTGGTGCTAACCTTTACTATGATGGGATATTATCTGTTAGATTAAAAAGTATCTTAATTAGAATATACATTACTTTAGTTATAGTTTCTTTAATAATAGGAATACTCTCTAACAATATAACAAATCTAACAGAAGGTTTGACAAGTATTATCACGGTTACAGTAAGTTATTTCTTTATAATAATTATCTATTGGATTATTTCTTATTTTGGTATGAAGAAAATTAAAAAAGATTTATCTTAA
- the uvrC gene encoding excinuclease ABC subunit UvrC translates to MFNIDEELKKLPDKPGVYLMKNENGQIIYVGKAVNLKKRVRQYFQASSSKTPKVKAMVKSIVEFEYIITDNELEALILECNLIKKHKPKYNILLRDDKQYPYIKVTTNEKFPRVIKVRKIEKDKAKYFGPYTSTSAVNDTLEIIRNIYPLRSCRKNLDNIKKKERPCLNYFIGRCLGPCQGNVDEKEYMEMIHEVLLFLGGKEDKLIHLIEEKMKNAAKQLDFENAAKYRDQLNSIKHILEKQKVVSSTLIDQDIIGMARGIEDVCIQVFFVRGGKLVGREHFILTDTSEMARGEILSSFVKQFYMNSSFIPKEILVEEEIQDKELINRWLSQKRGSKVQIKVPVRGEKNLLMEMVRKNAMETLENQSERIKRKIQLDRAALDELANLLGLDKIPERIEAFDISNIQGVESVGSMVVFQEGQPRKSDYRRFKIKSVSGPNDYGSMEEIIYRRFERGINEREFIKDNKVDLGNFSIFPDLIMVDGGKGQVNAAKKVIKQFNLNITVCGLVKDDFHRTRGVIYENKEINIPKDSNCFKLITRIQDEAHRFAISYHRSLRNKKLFKSQLDSIKGIGEKRKKALLKSFGSIEKIKNASIEELKSVEGMNIKAAEAVYNYFRKSKE, encoded by the coding sequence TTGTTTAATATAGATGAAGAATTAAAAAAACTTCCAGATAAACCTGGTGTATACTTAATGAAGAATGAAAACGGACAGATTATATATGTTGGGAAGGCTGTTAATCTTAAAAAGAGAGTTAGACAGTACTTTCAGGCATCAAGTTCTAAGACACCAAAAGTTAAGGCAATGGTAAAAAGTATTGTTGAATTTGAATATATAATAACTGATAATGAATTAGAGGCTCTTATTTTAGAGTGTAATCTCATAAAAAAGCATAAGCCTAAATATAATATACTTTTAAGAGATGATAAACAATATCCGTATATAAAGGTTACAACTAATGAGAAATTTCCTAGAGTTATTAAGGTTAGAAAGATTGAAAAAGATAAGGCTAAGTATTTTGGACCATATACTAGTACATCTGCTGTAAATGATACGCTTGAAATTATTAGAAATATATATCCCTTAAGAAGTTGTAGGAAGAATTTAGATAACATTAAAAAGAAAGAGAGGCCCTGTCTAAATTATTTTATAGGTAGATGTTTAGGTCCTTGCCAAGGTAATGTAGATGAAAAGGAATATATGGAAATGATACATGAAGTTTTATTATTTCTTGGGGGCAAAGAAGATAAGTTAATACATTTGATAGAAGAAAAAATGAAAAATGCAGCTAAACAGCTAGATTTTGAGAATGCAGCCAAATATAGAGATCAATTAAACTCGATAAAGCATATACTAGAAAAGCAGAAGGTAGTTTCTTCTACTTTAATTGACCAAGATATTATAGGAATGGCTAGAGGAATAGAGGATGTGTGCATACAAGTATTTTTTGTGCGTGGAGGGAAATTAGTCGGTAGAGAACATTTTATTTTAACAGATACATCTGAAATGGCACGCGGTGAAATATTGAGTTCGTTTGTAAAACAATTTTATATGAATTCATCTTTTATTCCTAAAGAGATTTTAGTAGAAGAGGAAATACAAGATAAAGAGTTAATAAATAGATGGCTGAGCCAAAAACGAGGCTCTAAAGTTCAAATAAAAGTACCGGTTAGAGGCGAAAAGAACTTATTAATGGAAATGGTAAGAAAAAATGCTATGGAAACATTAGAAAACCAAAGTGAAAGAATCAAAAGGAAAATTCAGCTAGATAGAGCTGCTCTTGATGAATTAGCTAATTTATTAGGGTTAGATAAAATACCAGAAAGAATTGAAGCTTTTGATATTTCTAATATTCAAGGAGTAGAATCCGTAGGTTCGATGGTAGTTTTTCAAGAAGGTCAGCCTAGAAAAAGTGATTATAGAAGATTTAAAATTAAGTCAGTATCAGGACCTAATGATTATGGAAGCATGGAGGAGATAATTTATAGAAGGTTTGAAAGAGGAATAAATGAAAGAGAATTTATAAAAGATAATAAAGTAGATTTAGGGAACTTTTCTATATTTCCTGATTTAATAATGGTTGACGGAGGAAAAGGTCAGGTTAATGCAGCAAAAAAAGTTATCAAGCAATTTAATTTAAATATTACAGTATGTGGTCTGGTTAAGGATGACTTTCATAGAACTAGAGGAGTAATATATGAAAATAAAGAGATAAACATACCAAAAGATTCTAATTGTTTTAAGCTGATTACAAGAATACAAGATGAAGCTCATAGATTTGCAATTAGTTATCACAGAAGCTTAAGAAATAAAAAACTTTTCAAATCTCAGTTAGATTCTATAAAAGGTATTGGTGAAAAAAGAAAAAAAGCTTTACTTAAATCGTTTGGTTCAATAGAAAAAATTAAAAATGCTTCTATAGAAGAGTTAAAATCAGTAGAGGGAATGAATATTAAAGCAGCTGAAGCGGTGTATAATTATTTTAGAAAGTCAAAAGAGTAA
- a CDS encoding GNAT family N-acetyltransferase yields MKAFFKKEGKLIYIKQPEFYELDYVSELWSDENTMKDVGGVVSFPKERRKDWYKRMVKPTDGKNFYCLIYNFQNQPVGEVSFHRYDDDSKTAEFNIKIQSRFRGRGYAKEAMKLMLQYYFYEFNGQVMLDNVTSISGQQALSNFGFEIVLKTDNSILFKMTKERFKNIYG; encoded by the coding sequence ATGAAAGCTTTTTTTAAAAAAGAAGGTAAATTGATTTATATAAAACAACCTGAATTTTATGAACTAGATTATGTAAGTGAATTATGGTCTGATGAAAATACAATGAAAGATGTTGGTGGAGTAGTATCATTTCCAAAAGAAAGGAGAAAAGATTGGTATAAAAGAATGGTAAAACCGACAGATGGGAAGAATTTCTACTGTCTAATATATAACTTTCAAAACCAACCAGTTGGTGAAGTGAGCTTTCATAGATATGATGATGATAGTAAAACTGCAGAATTTAATATTAAAATTCAAAGTAGATTTAGAGGTAGAGGATATGCGAAAGAAGCTATGAAACTTATGCTTCAATATTATTTTTATGAATTTAATGGACAAGTTATGCTTGATAATGTAACAAGTATTAGTGGACAACAAGCTTTGAGTAATTTCGGATTTGAAATAGTATTAAAAACAGATAACAGTATTCTCTTTAAAATGACAAAGGAAAGATTTAAAAATATTTATGGTTAA
- a CDS encoding NUDIX hydrolase produces MRVVLEVKFYDCDKFEENKLIFAVVMARYNDKWIVVRHKERNTWEIPGGHIEPSEGVQAAASRELFEETGAIDFTIYPVNVYSVNNGEQETYGQLFYAEVRELGKLPQTEIAEIKLVDELPENLTYPLIQPILAKRVQEYIERNNVKKHNAEE; encoded by the coding sequence ATGAGAGTAGTGCTTGAAGTAAAGTTTTATGATTGCGATAAATTTGAAGAAAATAAACTTATTTTTGCAGTTGTAATGGCTAGATATAATGACAAATGGATTGTAGTAAGACATAAAGAAAGAAATACTTGGGAAATACCTGGTGGACATATCGAACCCTCAGAAGGTGTACAAGCTGCAGCATCAAGAGAGCTTTTTGAAGAAACAGGAGCAATAGATTTTACAATTTATCCAGTCAATGTATATTCGGTAAATAATGGAGAGCAAGAGACGTATGGACAACTATTTTATGCAGAAGTTAGAGAGCTTGGAAAATTGCCTCAAACAGAAATAGCAGAAATAAAATTAGTAGATGAATTGCCAGAGAATTTAACATATCCATTGATACAACCAATTTTAGCAAAAAGAGTACAGGAGTATATAGAAAGAAATAATGTTAAAAAACATAATGCTGAGGAATAA
- a CDS encoding NUDIX domain-containing protein yields the protein MTRKRAQAIIIRNNEVLFGYGKIGTRFGHFFIGGGIERGETPNEAVLREIREETNTHGKIIFQFSKEIKNNEYTFLVDIGEQSCELGYDPEDESFPEEEKNLQSLIWIPLNKKAKFTSIDIEYFRVLVNECKERGYKPSWIGLIEELVTD from the coding sequence ATGACAAGAAAAAGGGCTCAAGCTATTATTATTCGTAATAATGAAGTACTTTTTGGTTATGGAAAAATTGGAACTAGGTTTGGTCATTTTTTTATCGGAGGTGGAATAGAAAGAGGAGAAACCCCTAATGAGGCTGTTCTTCGTGAGATTAGAGAGGAAACTAACACTCATGGAAAAATAATTTTTCAATTTAGTAAAGAAATTAAGAATAATGAATATACGTTTTTAGTTGATATTGGGGAACAAAGTTGTGAATTAGGATATGACCCTGAAGATGAAAGCTTTCCAGAAGAAGAAAAGAATCTTCAAAGCCTTATTTGGATACCATTAAATAAAAAAGCAAAGTTTACCTCTATAGATATAGAATATTTCAGAGTACTTGTTAACGAGTGCAAAGAAAGAGGATATAAACCTAGTTGGATCGGGTTAATTGAAGAATTAGTGACAGATTAG
- a CDS encoding PspC domain-containing protein, producing MKKLFLSSTDKKLAGVCGGIAEYFQIDSTIVRLAWVLLTIFSMGIGGVIAYIIAALIIPSKDF from the coding sequence GTGAAAAAATTATTTTTATCTTCAACTGATAAGAAGTTAGCAGGAGTTTGTGGTGGAATAGCAGAGTACTTTCAAATAGATTCAACAATAGTTAGATTAGCATGGGTTTTGCTGACTATATTTAGTATGGGAATTGGCGGAGTTATAGCTTATATCATAGCTGCATTAATTATACCATCAAAAGATTTTTAG